One genomic region from Saccharomyces cerevisiae S288C chromosome XI, complete sequence encodes:
- the GEX2 gene encoding glutathione exchanger (Proton:glutathione antiporter; localized to the vacuolar and plasma membranes; expressed at a very low level; potential role in resistance to oxidative stress and modulation of the PKA pathway; GEX2 has a paralog, GEX1, that arose from a segmental duplication) — protein sequence MSSSVVGASSNKKSGIRQSCEIIERERHSNDDTYSMTSTFFKLKENEIMSAQFDSLKYKILLISTAFVCGFGISLDYTLRSTYTGYATNSYSEHSLLSTVQVINAVVSVGSQVVYSRLSDHFGRLRLFLVATIFYIMGTIIQSQATRLTMYAAGSVFYNCGYVGTNLLLTLILSDFSSLKWRMFYQYASYWPYIIIPWISGNIITAANPQKNWSWNIAMWAFIYPLSTLPIIFLILYMKYKSSKTAEWRSLKEQARKERTGGLFENLVFLFWKLDIVGILLITVSLGCILVPLTLANETSQKWHNSKIIATLVSGGCLFFIFLYWEAKFAKSPLLPFKLLSDRGIWAPLGVTFFNFFTFFISCDYLYPVLLVSMKESSTSAARIVNLPDFVAATASPFYSLLVAKTRKLKLSVIGGCAAWMVCMGLFYKYRGGSGSHEGVIAASVIMGLSGLLCSNSVIVILQAMTTHSRMAVITGIQYTFSKLGAAIGASVSGAIWTQTMPNQLYKNLGNDTLAEIAYASPYTFISDYPWGSPERDAVVESYRYVQRIIMTVGLACTVPFFTFTMFMRNPELIDKATHEEFTEDGLVVLPDEENIFSQIKALFRHNRSNKKSGC from the coding sequence ATGAGTTCTAGTGTTGTTGGTGCCTCaagtaataaaaaaagtggaATTAGGCAGTCCTGTGAGATTATTGAGCGAGAACGTCACTCAAACGATGACACGTACTCTATGACATCGACCTTTTTTAAGctcaaagaaaacgaaaTTATGTCTGCACAGTTTGATTCCttgaaatataaaattctACTGATAAGTACCGCGTTTGTATGTGGGTTTGGAATTAGTTTAGACTACACACTTAGATCGACCTATACGGGCTATGCAACGAACTCATATTCAGAACACTCCTTACTTTCAACTGTCCAAGTTATCAATGCTGTTGTGAGTGTCGGATCCCAAGTTGTCTACTCTAGACTCTCTGACCACTTCGGAAGACTAAGGCTTTTTTTAGTTGCaactattttttatataatgGGAACCATCATTCAATCACAGGCGACCCGTCTCACCATGTATGCAGCAGGATCGGTTTTCTATAACTGTGGATACGTCGGAACAAATCTGCTCCTGACATTAATACTCTCAGATTTCTCCTCCTTGAAATGGAGAATGTTTTACCAGTACGCCTCATATTGGCCATATATCATAATACCATGGATTTCAGGCAATATTATCACAGCAGCAAATCCTCAGAAAAACTGGTCCTGGAATATTGCAATGTGGGCTTTTATTTACCCACTCTCTACCTTGCCAATTATATTTCTTATTCTTTATATGAAGTACAAATCTTCAAAGACTGCTGAGTGGAGATCTCTCAAAGAACAGGCTAGAAAGGAAAGAACGGGCGGATTATTTGAGAATTTGGTGTTTCTATTCTGGAAACTCGATATTGTTGGCATATTATTAATAACTGTGTCGCTAGGGTGTATTCTTGTTCCTTTGACGTTGGCTAATGAGACATCACAAAAGTGGCacaattcaaaaataattgCCACTTTAGTTTCAGGTGGctgtttatttttcatttttttatattggGAGGCCAAATTTGCCAAATCTCCTCTTCTACCGTTCAAATTACTAAGTGATCGTGGAATTTGGGCACCCCTTGGTgttacttttttcaattttttcacctttttcATTTCGTGCGACTATCTGTATCCTGTTTTGCTGGTATCGATGAAAGAATCGTCCACTTCGGCTGCTCGGATAGTAAACCTTCCTGACTTTGTTGCTGCTACTGCATCTCCATTCTACAGTTTGTTGGTGGCAAAGACAAGGAAACTGAAACTTTCTGTAATCGGAGGTTGTGCTGCATGGATGGTGTGCATGGGCCTTTTTTACAAATACAGAGGAGGATCTGGGTCTCATGAAGGTGTTATCGCTGCATCTGTTATCATGGGTTTGAGCGGTCTCCTATGCAGCAATTCAGTGATCGTCATACTGCAAGCCATGACTACGCATAGTAGGATGGCTGTAATAACCGGCATTCAGTATACCTTTTCAAAGCTAGGCGCTGCTATCGGTGCCTCCGTTTCTGGTGCCATATGGACACAAACCATGCCTAACCAACTCTACAAGAACCTTGGAAACGATACATTGGCAGAAATAGCATATGCATCACCTTATACATTCATTAGTGATTATCCTTGGGGCTCACCGGAAAGAGATGCTGTGGTTGAATCTTACAGATATGTTCAACGAATAATAATGACGGTTGGCTTGGCATGTACGGTACCGTTCTTTACGTTTACAATGTTCATGAGAAACCCGGAACTAATAGACAAGGCGACACACGAAGAATTCACTGAAGATGGTTTGGTTGTCTTGCCAGATGaggaaaatattttctctCAAATCAAGGCACTTTTTAGACATAATCGAAGTAACAAGAAATCAGGATGTTGA